Below is a window of Methanothermobacter thermautotrophicus DNA.
AGGCCGACGCCCGGAACCCCGGGATACTTGCATCTGCAGCAAGACTCATCGCAGATAAGGGTATAAGTATAAGGCAAGCCCATGCAGGGGACCCTGAACTCGATGAAACACCCAGACTCACAATAATAACTGAAAAATCCATCCCAGGGAGTCTTCTCAAGGATTTCCTTAAGATAGATGGTGTTAAGAGGGTCTCAATATACTGAGACGGGGAGAAAACAGCGACCATCATGCAATCATAGCCTTAAATCCATGAGAACTCTATGAGCATCAGTGAAAGTGGCGGAATATCATTATCTGAAGACTTTCCTGGAGTAACATGATCCCCTGATCAGCTAACTGCTTTGAGGCGTGACACTCTAAGGACATTTTAATCCATTTTTACGGTATGTGTGATTTTTTAATCCCAGCCCCCCGACTGCCTTCAATCAACGTAATAAGTCATTGCTGATCCGTAATATATATATATGAGTTTTTTGTATAATCTTATTATCAACTGATTGGAGGTGTTTAGGTGAAGGATTTTTATGTCCTGTTGCTGGCTGTTCTTATCTTTATGGTGTCTGTTAGTTCCGCAGCCGCTGCAGACAACTCCACAGCGAATGCTACGATCTGCATAGGCAACACTACAGCCATTGAGGCCCAGGGGGGGTGATGTAGCGGGTGCGCTGCCCCATAATGTTACAGTGGATTCTGAGGGTGTGGTCCTCCAGACAAGGAACTACACCTGCGGACCCGCAGCACTCGCCACCCTCCTCCAGAGACTCGGAGTGAACACCACAGAGGATGAACTCGCAAGCCTTGCCGGAACAACCGAAGACGGGACCACCATGCAGGGCCTCCTGGAAGCCAGCAGGGCCAAGGGAGTGAACGCAACCGGCATGAAACTAAACATATCTGAACTCAGAGAAAACATGATCGCCTATACCATCAATGACGGCACGGGACACTACACCGTAATAAACGGAATCACCAATGACACGATCAAACTCGCAGATCCAAGCCTCGGGAACATCGAAATGAATATAGAAGAGTTCACTGAGATTTATAGCGGATATGCACTGGTTATAAGTGATTCTAATAATCCGGCGCAGGTTAACGAATCCACGGATCAGACAAATAATCAAACAGACCAAGGCAATGAAAATACAAACTCGTCAGAATCCGCAAATAACTTGATAGATACCAGCTCAACCGGTGTGCAAACAGACAACAGGACTTTGACTGATGAGGAAATGAAGAAAATCCAGGGTAAGTGCTGGCAATTCTTGGCGCCTGTTGCAATAGGTACAATAATCATTTCAGTTAGGAATAAATACGTGCCAAAAAAATACTGGTGTTACATTGCTTATCATCCTCCGTTCAAAAAAGTGAGATCTTATATCGGGAAAGATCACAAGATCCATTATATAGAATACGATCCGTAGACAAATACACATCTGAAAAATATGTCTATTACATTTTATTTTTAAAATAATATGGGAGGGTACTAAATGGAAAATAAGCCAATTATAATCAGCTTACTGATAGCATTCATAATAACTGCCATTATATCCCTTACGGGGTATATGGAAGGTGCTGGACTGATACCACCAAAAAGTGCCATAAATTTGGGGATAGTATTAGCAGATATATTTGTTGTAGGTGTGACATATGCTTTAATAGAGGCTATTTTGGGTTGGATGAAAGGAAAAGGAACCTATGTTAATATTAGAAATTACCCGAAATATTTTTTAATCGGTGTTTTAGTTACACTGGGATTCAATTTTTTGGGTTTGTTAATTTCTTTAATCTCAAAGGTCCCTTTTGAAGAAAGTATATTTGCAACTACAATGATCGGTTTCATGGTAGTTGGTCTAATGGTGCTCTTGTATAGCACTCTGATAATAAGGCAAGCACCTGCGTGAAACATGAAAATCGCGTGAAACATGAAAATCAAAGCTTAAAACCGTATGATGAGAGGTGGACTATCCCAAAAAAATAGTTTTCCTAACAGGGAGCCAGGGGATTCCAAGCCTTTAAGCTATAGAGGATGGCGTCATGAGGATATACAATGGATACGAGGCTGATACCTGAAGATAGAGGTCGAGCTGCAGTAATGGCATCATGAGGATATACAATGGATACGGGGATAATTATCCCCCTATATTTTTATTCATATATTCATGATGGACATATCCACATCAGAAATCACAGATAGGGATCTGCAGATAGGGTATACCCTGTGAAAAATGAAAAAACCCTATTTTTCTTAAATTTATTTTCGTTTTTTCCGAAACCAATCAAAGAAAAATAAATGGAATGGATCTGTTGATCACAGCTCCAGGTTGTCCTCCTCTTCGAGGGCCTTCAGAAGTTCATCCCAGGCTTCAAGGGACTCCCTTGCCGCCTCATCCGACATCACCTCAATGGCGTAGCCTGAGTGAACAAGAACATACTTGCCCTCCTCAACATCATCTACAAGGTCAAGTTTGACCTGTTGCCTCACACCACCGAAGTCAACGGTGGCAATGTTATCCTCGCTATCAATTTCAACAATCTGAGCAGGTGCTGCAATACACATTCAATAACCCTCTCCAAATTAATAGGATTAAAGTCAGAATACACTAATGTTTAGATAAAGATCCGTCACATATAAAGATTTGTGGGAAACAATGCCGCTGAATTAATACCATGGTGTCTGATATGAGATGTGTTGTTATAGGGGGAGGACCGGCTGGGAGGGCCGCTGCAATGGAGCTTGCAGCCCTCGACAGGGAAGTAATACTTGTTGAAAAGAATTTGATTGGTGGGACAAGCCTGAACGAGGGCTGTATGGTTGTATGTGGCCTCAATGACGTTGCAAGGTTCCTTGAGGAGGCCCGGCGGCTCAGTGATCTTGGGGTGCTGGATGTTGAATGCTCAGCAGACTACCGCCGCATAGCCGGGGGTGTGAAGAGGACCCTTGAACGTATAAGGAGGGTGACAGAGAGGGAGACCCTGGATGCCGGTATTGAAATAATGTACGGAGTGGCAGGGTTTGAGGATGATGAACTCCACGTTGATGGGGAGGAGATGGACTACGACAGACTCATAATCGCGACCGGAGCATCTCCCCTCATACCCCCCATTGAAGGCGCCGGCAATGCCATAACATACAGGGACATCCTTGACCTCAACAGAATCCCTGATAAGCTCGTTATAATAGGTGGGGGGGTTATAGCGGCTGAATTTGCAGGTATATTCTCTTCCCTGGGCTCGGAGGTCACCGTTGTATCAAGAAGCGGCTTTCTCAGTGAACTGGACCCTCTGATAAGGGAGTATGTGTCAGAAAAGATCCTGGGTGATGTCAGGATACTTGAGGATACATCAACCACAGAAATAGAGGGATCAGGTGTTCAGACATCAGAAGGTTACATCGAGGGCCTCCCACTGCTTGCAACTGGCCTAAGACCGAACTCAGATTTCCTGAAGGGTTTCCTTGAACTGGGACCCCGTGGAGGCGTTAAGGTGAATGACCGCATGGAGACCTCACGTGAGAATGTATATGCCGCCGGTGATGTCACAGGGGGCCACGGGACAACACCTGTTGCAAGGATGGAGGGGGTGGTGGCGGGACTCAACGCCGCAGGTGTTGAGAGGAGGGCTGATTACCGTTACCTTCCCTACTCAATCTCCCTCAGATACGATGTTGGGTTCGTGGATATCTCAGGTGAGGGTGGGAGGGAAGCCGTTATACCTGGTCTTGCAGGACCGGGGTCATTCTGGAGTGTTAACACTGGTAAAACAGGGCTCAGCAAGGTTAGAATCCTCGATGACGGTACTCCATCAGCCATATATTCAGTTGCGCCGGGTGCAAGGCTCATCATGCCCTACCTCTCCCTTCTGATGAGGCTCGGTGTTTCAATGTATGAGTTTGAGGGCTTCGTTGAGACCCACCCCTCCACGGACTCCATATACAAGCTTATGAGGTTCCTCTCAAGGTACTGAATGGTTGCCCCTGACTAACTGCGGCGTGCCTCCTCCTCTATTATCCCTGCAATCCTATCTGCAGCCCCTATCACGTCTCCACTGTACCTCCTGGCTGCCCTACGAAGCTCATCTGACCTCTCAAGTGCAGCTGAAACAGCCTCCACGATATCCTCAGGGTCAGCCTCAAGGACCGCTCCCCTGAATACAGCGCCCATATTGTGGTACCTCCCATACTTGACACCCCTGAGTGCCACAACAGGGACCCCCAGTGCAATGGCCTCATGGACCATCACACCATCATCTGAGAGCACAGCCAGGTCAGCGATGCTGTAGAGGTCCTTCACCCAGTCAATGTAGCCCAGGTTTATTATCCCCTCATGGTTGATTATCCTGAGGTACTCGTCCCTCAGTGGGTGGCCCACCACCATAATATTCGCCTCCATGCCTGAATCTACCAGCCTCGATGCGGCCTCGGCCATGGCCTTAAAGAGGGATGACCCGGATGAGAGGACTATGGTCGGTTTCTTGGGATCAAACTGTGGGGGCATCCTTCTGTAGGCACTCTCAGGGTCACCGAGGGTTATATCTGGGCTGATCGGTGAGTATATGCTTTCAACGCCCTCAATGTCCCTGCCGAAGATGTTTGACTCTGGCAGGGCCACGTTCCTGTTGAGTCTGGTGCATACCCTGGCATCGGTGGGTGTTATCAGGACCCCGACTGCAGGGACACCTGCAAGCTTTGCTGCCAGGCACCCCACAACGGCGCCTCCCCCTATTACACCGACAACCACGTCTGGCCGGATGCGTCTTATGAGCCTCCATGCCTCATAAACTGCCCTCGTGGTTCTAAGTGCTGCAGACAGGAGTCTGGTTTTGCTTGCTGCATGGCCGCCTGCCTGGGGTATTCTCACACGGTGCCATTCAATTCCCCTCTTCCTGAACAGTATCCCTGGTGCGCTGTGGTCAAGTGCGAATTCACATTCAAATCCCTTCTTTTCAAGTGCAGATGCTATATTAAGGGCTGTTATGGCGTCTCCTCCCATTCCGCGACCTGTTACCGTGAAAAGTGCCTTCATAATCATCACCAGCCGTGTCAACATGATCTGTGAAAAAAATTTCAGTGCGAAACCATCGTCTTAAAGTAGATTTAAATATTATACATTAAATAAGTGGTTAATATGAACATACCCCCCTATAATAACAGACCTGATATGGGTCGCCTCAGGGAGATCATAAGGGTCATGACCAAGTACCAGTTCGGGAACATCCTTGAGGCGGTTGGCCTTAAAAACAGGCTCTTCGAGACCCTTAAACTCTATATAAAGAGTCCTGAGGAGGTCCACGAACCCGCACATGTACGTCTCAGGCTGGTTCTTGAGGAACTTGGAACAACCTTCATAAAACTGGGGCAGGTCCTGAGCACAAGGGCCGACCTTGTGGGTAGGGAGGTGGCTGATGAACTGGCGAAGCTTCAGGACGATGCACCGCCATTCCCATTTGAGGACGTGAAGAGGGTCATAGAATCCGAGCTCGGAGTTCCCCTTGATGAAATTTTCTCTGAATTTCATGAGAAACCCGTTGCATCAGCATCCATAGGACAGGTCCACAGGGCTCGTCTGAGGAATGGTGATGCTGTTGCAGTTAAGGTGCAGCGCCCGGGCATAGCTGAAACCGTAAGGAGCGATATAATAATAATGAAGTACCTCGCAAGAATTGCCAATGACCGGGTCCCGGGCTTGAGGTACTACAACCTTCCAGGGATAGTCTCTGAATTCGAAAGGGCCATCAGAAAGGAACTTGACTACCACCAGGAGGCCAACAATGCAGAGAGATTCCGTGCAATGTTCATGGACGATGAGACCGTCTATGCACCCCATGTTTACAGGGAGTACTCAACAGATAAGGTGCTCACCATGGAATATGTGGAGGGCGTTAAGCTCACAGATATCTTAAAGTCAGATATAAAATTCAATGCGAGGGTGATAGCCGAGAGGGGTGCCCGGTGTTACTTTAAACAGATATTTATACACGGTTTCTTCCATGCGGACCCCCACCCAGGTAACATACTCGTTCAGAAGGGAAATGTCCTCTGTTTCCTCGATTTTGGTATGATGGGGCATCTTGATGCTTCATTCAGGGACAGACTGGCAGAACTCTTCATACTCCTTATGAACTATGACGTCAATGGCATAGTTAACCAGCTGAGGTACATGAACATCCTGACAGAGGATACAGACCTTGAAGAGGTCAAGTATGACATAATAGACCTCCTTGACCGCTACTATGGTGCAGATGTCAGGAAGGTTGGGGAGATACTTACAGAATTCACAATGCCTGTTATGATAAGGAGGCACAGGATAAGGATACCCCGTGACTTCGTGCTGCTTGCAAGGGTCATGAGCATGGCAGAGGACCTTGGTGAGAGGCTTGATCCCAGGTTCAATGGCCTTGAGGTTGCATGGGAGATGACCCATCAACTTATAAGAAACCGGCTAAACCCCCTGAAGAACCTTGATGACGTGCCCGGGGCCATCATTGAACTCGAGCACATAATGAATGACCTTCCCCGTGGCCTGATAAGCGCCCTCAGGAAGCTGGAGGAGGGTAAATTGAAGATGGAACTGGAGCACAGGAACCTTGACGAGATATCGGTGCGGATTGAACGTTCAACCAACAGAATATCGGTTGCCATGCTCGTATCCGCCCTCATAATAGGTTCATCACTGGTCACGCTTCCAAGGGAGGCCCTCATACTCGAGAGATTCCCCTTCCTTGGAATATTCGGTTTTGCTGTGAGTTTCCTCATAGCCCTGGCACTCATAGTATCCATAATAAGGTCAAGACGGATGAGCTAATGGCTAAATCCACCATTACCCTAGAGAGCAAAAGGATAAGAATGAACTGAGCACTGAATCCCTGATTATCCATCGGATGCATATGGATTGAAGAGAAGCCTCCTGAAACCCAGTGCAATTAAAAAAGGGTTATCCACCCTGAAACTTCTTTTTCCGAGTAAAATTCTCCTGAAGAGATCCCCGAGGCCTCCGCCGGTCAGCACATCCATGTAGAGGTCGCCGAGGGTTGGGTTTCCGATTCCAAGTTTCTCTTCAAGGAACCCTGAGAGGTTCCTCATTCTTAGGATGGCTGTGACAAGGGGTGTTGAGAGGAAGAGGAAGATAAGGGCCCATAACCCACCGGCGAGATAGAATGCGATTCCCAGGGCCACTGCAAAGCTGTGGTTTCCAACCTCGCCCATCATTATCTTTCCCCTGTAATCAAGTGGGGAGTAGGCAGCGCATACAGCCAGTAAGAGGAGGGGAAGGTAGATATCCGAACCACCAACAAATGCAATGGCTGTCGCCAGTAGGGACATGATCATTGTCAGGCTGCATGCAACACCCGGCTGCATATCTGCAATGTTGAGGGGCTGTATCATGAGGGCCACAAGCAGGCCGGCCGGTCCCATGAGGGGGTATGTGATGATTGTGACCGCTATGATCCCAAGGCCCCTTGAGAGCTGACCCCACTCAACTGGCAGATCCAGGATCTTTTTCCTTCCGGAGAGGTCATCCATGAAGGCCAGGAGCCCCATTATGGCAACAGGTGGCCTCAGCGGGTCTGGCATGAAGGCCAGAAGAACAAGCCAGGGCGCCAGACCCGCCCCCCTTGGTGTTCCTCCCCTCACATCGGTGTAAAGGTTGGAATACCGCATACGTGATATCAGAGCAGCCATGAGAGGCGTCAGTAAACCTGCAATTGCTGCAGCTACCATTATGGAATAGGGATAATGTGAAGCATCCGGTATCATGATCAGCGCATCCATTCCTGTCACCTGAAACCTGATGATGTCTGGACCACAACGTTCCTGAGGCCCTCATCAATCATCAAATCCTTCACCCTCAGCATCTCATCCTCATCTGGCCACTCAATATCCCTGCTCCTGAATTCAGGTCGATAATCCAGGATGGTTACCTGAACGTCCCTGTCTATGGATGATATCCTCGAGGCCATTGCGGTAATCTCATCGCTGGATATGATTGACCTGCTGTAGGGCACCCCCAGGCCCAGGAAGATGTCCGGGTGATTCTCTGAAAGGTACCTGAAGGCATTCCATGAATTCTCAAGGTAAACCCTGGCAGTTTTCTCATCATGGAGCCCTGATATCTCCATGAAGGTTTCAGTCCTCAGACCTTTGAGATCAATCCCTATCAGGTTCATCCCTGAATCCACGAGTTCATCAAGGTATTCGGGGGTCAGGATAGTGCCGTTGGTATCAACGTGAACGTTGACATCCCCTTTGAGTTCCCTGATTGCCCTGATGGTCGATGAGAGCCAGGTCCTGTTGAGGGTGCATTCACCCCCTGATATGGTAACAGTACCGGTTCTGTAGATGGATTCAAGGCCCAATAGGATCCCTGCTGTTTCATTGGGGTCGAGCAGGTTCCCCAGTGATGTGAATGCAACCTGGCTGTTCTGGCACTGGGGACACCTCAGGTTGCAGCCATGGGTGAAGCACACCACCTCAACAGGGGTCCCTGTCTTCTCAGAAAATGGGGTTCCAACTCCACCGGCTGTGTGTGGACCGAAGCTGCTCACAAACCTCAGCGGGGGTTCAGGGGCTGTCTCTATGACCATGCCCTCAGAGAGGGGTGTTACACAGGATGGTGCGATGCAACCATCAATGGATACACTGCAGGCCAGGCATGCCCCTGAACCGCAGGGTGAGAATATATCACCGTCATCAGGGATCATGCTCCTTTTAAGGCCCGCCCCCTCCAGGGCATCTCCAACTGTACCCCCCGCTCTGACCTCCCTGCCATTCACTTTTACTGTATATTTTTTAAGGTCAGGGTCACCTGGCAGGATTGCGTCTTCAGGGCATACAAGGAGGCAGGCCCTGCAGCCAGTGCAGTTTTCACTGCATTTCAGTTCGCGACAGTTTCCACATCCCCTGCATCGATCCCCAAGTCTCCGGAACATTCTGAATCCCCCTGAAATCACTGGATCTTGAATCTTAGAATACCAGCCAGACCTCCCAATGATTCCAGCTGTTTTCCGCCCTCATGTTCACTGCTTATGAGCACCACGGAGCCACCCATGCCCTCAACCATGTCGAGGTAGCCCTCAATGTCCTCCCTGCTAACAACCCTATCCAGGACCAGGAGCTTCTCAACGGCCCCCATGTTAATGGCATCCATAACCTCCACCTTACCATAGACAACGGAGTCAGGGTCCCTGGCCAGCTTCTCAAGGAACTCATTAACGTTCCTTATCTCAGAGGCTATCCTCTTCTCTGATGAGACCCTTTCAACCGTCCCCTTCCTCAGAACCTCAGAGATGCCTGAGCGCCCACCTGTCCCGGTGTTCTCAAGCACCGCCTTCTTTGCGATTTCAGGATACTTCTCCATGAGGTAATCATGGAAATCTGACTTGTAAAACCCTGGCCCCGCTATTATGATGGTCTCAAGGTCTCCATACTTCTGGAGTGACTCCACGATGCTCTCATAGAATTCACGCCTCAACTTACTCCTGTCCCTCTGCTGTATTCTCTTGCCAGGAATGTGGCCGGTTATGGGGCCCCTGTATTCAACCCCGTACTGTCTTATCAGTCCCATTTCAGCGACGTCATCCTCTATTACAAGGATGATCGCCCTCAGATTCTTTGATGCCCTTACAGCCTCCCTGAGCCTCTTAAGTGTCCATCTGCTCCAGTGCTCCTTCTGGATCCTCAGAGATGTGTTGAGCTTGACCTCCAGGGTGTGGTGGGAGCCCATGGGCACAAGGTCCTCAGGACCCTGCTCAATAACTCCTGTGGCCCTCAGTCTCCCGGTGTAGATGTGGAAGCTGACATTTTCAACCCTTATACCAAGATAAAATGTCTTTTTAACTCCCCTGTCACTTCTTATCTTCTCTCCACTGGTATCCTGTATTCTCCTTGTGGTTCTGGCTGATAGGAGGTCTCCCTCCTCTATTATGTGTGAGAGGTGCCAGAGGTCATCAAGGGTTTCGGGTACGACTTCAATGACGCCGTTCTTTTCATCCTCTTCAACTATCCTCATGGATTCACCCTGAAAAAATCATTGGCGGAGTTAATGATAATATATAAGAATGCCATTATAAAACTAGGAGTATTCTCATGTAAGGTTTGGAGTGTAATGTGATGGGTGACTATGAATCTGGAAGTGCAATCTTCCTCAGTATCCTCGCCGGCTTTGTGATGCTCTTCTTCATTGACGGACTGTTTGTTTATACCTTCACAGGTTTTCTGGCCGCCTACCTCACAAGGCCAGATAGGAGAAGCGCAGGGGAGGGGGGTACTGCATCCCTCATACTGGCTATTCTCAGCTTTGCATCGGGGATGATATTCGGGCCTGAAATGCCTGGGAGAATCGCTGAAATTGTTGGACCTGATGTTTTCACTCTATCAGTGGGATTCTTAATTGTATGTGCCATCAGCCTCATCCTTGGAAGTATCGGAGGTTACATAGCTGTTAAGGCCTTCAGAAATGAGGTTTGAGATGCTCGAATCTCATGAAATGAGATTTTATACATCCAGAACCACAATGGAGATATAATTGATGATTATCAGCATCATAGGGGGTACCCGTGGGCTTGGATACTGGATTGCAAGGTTCCTGAGGAAGGAAGGCTTCAGGGTCATAATCACAGGGAGGGACCATGAGGCCGGCAGATCAGCCGCCGCGAGGATAGGTGCAGAGTACTGCCCTGCCAATGTGAGGGCTGCCTCACTTGCTGACGTTGTGGTTGTATCTGTACCTATAGATGTGACCCCTGATGTCCTCAGGGAGGTGGCGCCCCATGTGAGGGCTGGCGGGCTGCTGATGGATGTGACCTCAGTCAAGGAGGAACCGGCCAGGGTCATGGAGAGGTTCATAGCCAGGGGCGCCCACTACATCCCTGCCCATCCCATGTTTGGGCCCCGTGTATCATCCCTTGAGGGCCAGGTGGTGGTCCTGACACCCACCAGGGATAACCCATGGCTTGAGGACGTAATCAGATTCCTTGAGGAGAGGAAGGCACGTGTAATAGTCACCGATCCATCCACCCATGACCGTATGATGAGTGTTGTCCAGGTCCTCACCCACTTCGCCTACATAAGCATAGCAGCCACCCTTGAGGCTGAGGGTGTTGACATAAGGGAGTCCCGTAAGTTTGCAAGTCCCATCTACAACCTGATGATAGATACAATAGCAAGGATAGTGGCCCAGAACCCCTACCTCGCCTACTCAATTCAGACCCATAACACCTACGGCCAGGAGATGCGTGATAGTTTCCTGAGAACTGCCGCCAGGCTAAACGATATGCTGAGGGATGGGCTTATGGATGATTTCGTGTCAGGGATGAGCCTTGCAGCCAAGAACATAGATGACGTGGAGGCATCCCTTGGCAGGTCAGATAAGGCCATAGATGCACTTAATCATGATTTAATCGTGCTGAGGGACTCTGTTGGTCAGGAGATTGGCCTCAGACATATCTATTCCGGTAAGGTGCATGTTGGTGTACTTGAGTCTGTTACCCCGGATTATGCAATTTTAAGGTCTGGTAAGAGGGTCATGAAGTTAAAGATTTCCAACATAACTGTGCTGTCAGAGGATGAGCTCCGTCGCTGGAAGGTTGAGAATCTTGATCTGCGGGTTTATGATGTATCTGCTGTTTTTCCAGAATCTGTGGATCCAGGGGTCATAGAGCGCATGGTGGGCCTCCTTGATTGTGTAGTTGAAGTGGAGGTTGTTG
It encodes the following:
- a CDS encoding glycosyltransferase, whose amino-acid sequence is MKALFTVTGRGMGGDAITALNIASALEKKGFECEFALDHSAPGILFRKRGIEWHRVRIPQAGGHAASKTRLLSAALRTTRAVYEAWRLIRRIRPDVVVGVIGGGAVVGCLAAKLAGVPAVGVLITPTDARVCTRLNRNVALPESNIFGRDIEGVESIYSPISPDITLGDPESAYRRMPPQFDPKKPTIVLSSGSSLFKAMAEAASRLVDSGMEANIMVVGHPLRDEYLRIINHEGIINLGYIDWVKDLYSIADLAVLSDDGVMVHEAIALGVPVVALRGVKYGRYHNMGAVFRGAVLEADPEDIVEAVSAALERSDELRRAARRYSGDVIGAADRIAGIIEEEARRS
- a CDS encoding NAD(P)/FAD-dependent oxidoreductase, yielding MRCVVIGGGPAGRAAAMELAALDREVILVEKNLIGGTSLNEGCMVVCGLNDVARFLEEARRLSDLGVLDVECSADYRRIAGGVKRTLERIRRVTERETLDAGIEIMYGVAGFEDDELHVDGEEMDYDRLIIATGASPLIPPIEGAGNAITYRDILDLNRIPDKLVIIGGGVIAAEFAGIFSSLGSEVTVVSRSGFLSELDPLIREYVSEKILGDVRILEDTSTTEIEGSGVQTSEGYIEGLPLLATGLRPNSDFLKGFLELGPRGGVKVNDRMETSRENVYAAGDVTGGHGTTPVARMEGVVAGLNAAGVERRADYRYLPYSISLRYDVGFVDISGEGGREAVIPGLAGPGSFWSVNTGKTGLSKVRILDDGTPSAIYSVAPGARLIMPYLSLLMRLGVSMYEFEGFVETHPSTDSIYKLMRFLSRY
- a CDS encoding HypC/HybG/HupF family hydrogenase formation chaperone, which translates into the protein MCIAAPAQIVEIDSEDNIATVDFGGVRQQVKLDLVDDVEEGKYVLVHSGYAIEVMSDEAARESLEAWDELLKALEEEDNLEL
- a CDS encoding radical SAM protein, translated to MFRRLGDRCRGCGNCRELKCSENCTGCRACLLVCPEDAILPGDPDLKKYTVKVNGREVRAGGTVGDALEGAGLKRSMIPDDGDIFSPCGSGACLACSVSIDGCIAPSCVTPLSEGMVIETAPEPPLRFVSSFGPHTAGGVGTPFSEKTGTPVEVVCFTHGCNLRCPQCQNSQVAFTSLGNLLDPNETAGILLGLESIYRTGTVTISGGECTLNRTWLSSTIRAIRELKGDVNVHVDTNGTILTPEYLDELVDSGMNLIGIDLKGLRTETFMEISGLHDEKTARVYLENSWNAFRYLSENHPDIFLGLGVPYSRSIISSDEITAMASRISSIDRDVQVTILDYRPEFRSRDIEWPDEDEMLRVKDLMIDEGLRNVVVQTSSGFR
- a CDS encoding mRNA surveillance protein pelota, which gives rise to MRIVEEDEKNGVIEVVPETLDDLWHLSHIIEEGDLLSARTTRRIQDTSGEKIRSDRGVKKTFYLGIRVENVSFHIYTGRLRATGVIEQGPEDLVPMGSHHTLEVKLNTSLRIQKEHWSRWTLKRLREAVRASKNLRAIILVIEDDVAEMGLIRQYGVEYRGPITGHIPGKRIQQRDRSKLRREFYESIVESLQKYGDLETIIIAGPGFYKSDFHDYLMEKYPEIAKKAVLENTGTGGRSGISEVLRKGTVERVSSEKRIASEIRNVNEFLEKLARDPDSVVYGKVEVMDAINMGAVEKLLVLDRVVSREDIEGYLDMVEGMGGSVVLISSEHEGGKQLESLGGLAGILRFKIQ
- a CDS encoding cysteine peptidase family C39 domain-containing protein; the protein is MDSEGVVLQTRNYTCGPAALATLLQRLGVNTTEDELASLAGTTEDGTTMQGLLEASRAKGVNATGMKLNISELRENMIAYTINDGTGHYTVINGITNDTIKLADPSLGNIEMNIEEFTEIYSGYALVISDSNNPAQVNESTDQTNNQTDQGNENTNSSESANNLIDTSSTGVQTDNRTLTDEEMKKIQGKCWQFLAPVAIGTIIISVRNKYVPKKYWCYIAYHPPFKKVRSYIGKDHKIHYIEYDP
- a CDS encoding prephenate dehydrogenase; amino-acid sequence: MIISIIGGTRGLGYWIARFLRKEGFRVIITGRDHEAGRSAAARIGAEYCPANVRAASLADVVVVSVPIDVTPDVLREVAPHVRAGGLLMDVTSVKEEPARVMERFIARGAHYIPAHPMFGPRVSSLEGQVVVLTPTRDNPWLEDVIRFLEERKARVIVTDPSTHDRMMSVVQVLTHFAYISIAATLEAEGVDIRESRKFASPIYNLMIDTIARIVAQNPYLAYSIQTHNTYGQEMRDSFLRTAARLNDMLRDGLMDDFVSGMSLAAKNIDDVEASLGRSDKAIDALNHDLIVLRDSVGQEIGLRHIYSGKVHVGVLESVTPDYAILRSGKRVMKLKISNITVLSEDELRRWKVENLDLRVYDVSAVFPESVDPGVIERMVGLLDCVVEVEVVDVYRGPQIPHDHFSLTLRVKVFDRECYEEILKVLKGIGASIR
- a CDS encoding AarF/ABC1/UbiB kinase family protein is translated as MNIPPYNNRPDMGRLREIIRVMTKYQFGNILEAVGLKNRLFETLKLYIKSPEEVHEPAHVRLRLVLEELGTTFIKLGQVLSTRADLVGREVADELAKLQDDAPPFPFEDVKRVIESELGVPLDEIFSEFHEKPVASASIGQVHRARLRNGDAVAVKVQRPGIAETVRSDIIIMKYLARIANDRVPGLRYYNLPGIVSEFERAIRKELDYHQEANNAERFRAMFMDDETVYAPHVYREYSTDKVLTMEYVEGVKLTDILKSDIKFNARVIAERGARCYFKQIFIHGFFHADPHPGNILVQKGNVLCFLDFGMMGHLDASFRDRLAELFILLMNYDVNGIVNQLRYMNILTEDTDLEEVKYDIIDLLDRYYGADVRKVGEILTEFTMPVMIRRHRIRIPRDFVLLARVMSMAEDLGERLDPRFNGLEVAWEMTHQLIRNRLNPLKNLDDVPGAIIELEHIMNDLPRGLISALRKLEEGKLKMELEHRNLDEISVRIERSTNRISVAMLVSALIIGSSLVTLPREALILERFPFLGIFGFAVSFLIALALIVSIIRSRRMS